From a single Pseudomonas cremoricolorata genomic region:
- the eutC gene encoding ethanolamine ammonia-lyase subunit EutC: MDRSTPAADNPWLALRTLTPARIALGRTGTSLPTQAQLDFQFAHAQARDAVHLPFDHAGLRQQLSDAGHDSLLLHSAASDRHEYLQRPDRGRRLAEASAEHLRSHASANPGGVDLAIVIADGLSALAVHRHSLALIKRFDEQAQADGWSRAPVVLVEQGRVAVADEIGELLGARMTVMLIGERPGLSSPDSLGVYFTYAPRVGLNDAARNCISNVRLEGLSYGMAAHRLLYLMREACRRQLSGVKLKDEAEIQRIDGDDSTAKVGNFLLGEE, from the coding sequence ATGGACCGTTCGACACCCGCTGCCGACAACCCCTGGCTGGCCCTGCGCACCCTGACTCCGGCGCGCATCGCCCTGGGCCGTACCGGCACCAGCCTGCCAACCCAGGCGCAGCTCGATTTCCAGTTCGCCCACGCCCAGGCGCGCGATGCCGTGCACCTGCCCTTCGACCACGCCGGCCTGCGCCAGCAACTGAGCGACGCCGGGCACGACAGCCTGTTGCTGCACAGTGCCGCCAGCGACCGTCACGAATACCTGCAACGCCCCGACCGTGGCCGGCGCCTGGCTGAAGCGTCGGCCGAACACTTGCGCAGTCACGCCAGCGCCAACCCGGGCGGCGTGGACCTGGCCATCGTCATCGCCGACGGCCTGTCGGCGCTGGCCGTGCATCGGCACAGCCTGGCGTTGATCAAGCGCTTCGACGAACAGGCCCAGGCCGATGGCTGGAGCCGTGCACCGGTGGTGCTGGTCGAGCAAGGGCGGGTGGCCGTGGCCGATGAGATCGGCGAGCTGCTGGGCGCACGCATGACGGTGATGCTCATCGGTGAACGTCCGGGCCTGAGCTCGCCTGACAGCCTGGGGGTGTACTTCACCTACGCGCCACGGGTCGGGCTCAATGATGCCGCGCGCAACTGCATCTCCAACGTGCGCCTGGAAGGCCTGAGCTATGGCATGGCGGCGCACCGGCTGCTGTACCTGATGCGTGAGGCCTGCCGCCGGCAGCTGTCGGGGGTGAAGCTGAAGGATGAGGCGGAGATTCAACGCATCGACGGCGATGATTCCACTGCGAAAGTGGGTAATTTCCTCTTGGGCGAGGAGTAG
- the exaC gene encoding acetaldehyde dehydrogenase ExaC, with the protein MRYAHPGTDGAKVSFKDRYGNYIGGEFVPPVKGEYFTTTSPVNGQPIAQFPRSTAEDVDKALDAAHAAADAWGRTSVQDRSNVLLRIADRIEQNLEVLAITETWDNGKPIRETLNADIPLAVDHFRYFAGCIRAQEGGAAEINETTVAYHIHEPLGVVGQIIPWNFPLLMAAWKLAPALAAGNCVVLKPAEQTPLGITVLMELIGDLLPKGVLNVVQGFGREAGEALATSKRIAKIAFTGSTPVGSHIMKCAAENIIPSTVELGGKSPNVYFEDIMQAEPTFIDKAAEGMVLAFFNQGEVCTCPSRALVQESIYPQFMEVVMKKVLQIKRGDPLDTDTMVGAQASEQQFEKIQSYLKIAQEEGAELLTGGNVEKLEGSLATGYYIQPTLLKGNNKMRVFQEEIFGPVVSVTTFKDEAEALAIANDTEFGLGAGVWTRDINRAYRVGRGIKAGRVWTNCYHLYPAHAAFGGYKKSGVGRETHKMMLDHYQQTKNLLVSYDINPLGFF; encoded by the coding sequence ATGCGTTACGCACATCCCGGTACCGACGGCGCCAAAGTCTCGTTCAAGGATCGCTACGGTAACTACATCGGCGGTGAGTTCGTCCCTCCGGTGAAAGGTGAGTACTTCACCACCACGTCCCCTGTGAATGGCCAGCCCATCGCCCAATTCCCCCGTTCCACTGCCGAAGACGTCGACAAAGCCCTCGACGCTGCCCACGCTGCCGCCGACGCCTGGGGCCGCACCTCGGTGCAGGATCGCTCCAACGTCTTGCTGCGCATCGCCGACCGCATCGAGCAGAACCTCGAAGTGCTGGCCATCACCGAAACCTGGGACAACGGCAAGCCGATCCGCGAAACCCTCAACGCCGACATTCCGCTGGCCGTCGACCACTTCCGCTACTTCGCCGGCTGCATCCGCGCCCAGGAAGGCGGCGCTGCCGAAATCAACGAAACCACCGTCGCTTATCACATCCACGAGCCACTGGGCGTGGTCGGGCAGATCATCCCGTGGAACTTCCCGCTGCTGATGGCCGCCTGGAAACTCGCCCCGGCCCTGGCCGCCGGCAACTGCGTGGTGCTCAAGCCTGCCGAGCAGACGCCGCTGGGCATCACCGTGCTGATGGAGCTGATCGGCGACCTGCTGCCCAAGGGTGTGCTCAACGTCGTCCAGGGCTTTGGCCGCGAAGCTGGCGAAGCCCTGGCCACCAGCAAGCGCATCGCCAAGATCGCCTTCACCGGCTCTACCCCGGTCGGCTCGCACATCATGAAGTGCGCCGCCGAGAACATCATTCCCTCGACCGTAGAGCTGGGCGGCAAGTCACCCAACGTCTATTTCGAAGACATCATGCAGGCTGAGCCGACCTTCATCGACAAGGCCGCCGAAGGCATGGTGCTGGCGTTCTTCAACCAGGGCGAAGTGTGCACCTGCCCGTCCCGCGCGCTGGTCCAGGAGTCGATCTACCCGCAGTTCATGGAAGTGGTGATGAAGAAGGTGCTGCAGATCAAGCGCGGCGACCCGCTCGACACCGACACCATGGTCGGCGCCCAGGCGTCCGAGCAGCAGTTCGAGAAGATCCAGTCGTACCTGAAGATCGCCCAGGAGGAAGGCGCCGAGCTGCTCACTGGCGGCAACGTCGAGAAGCTCGAAGGCTCGCTGGCCACCGGTTACTACATCCAACCGACGCTGCTCAAGGGCAACAACAAGATGCGCGTGTTCCAGGAAGAAATCTTCGGCCCGGTAGTCAGCGTCACCACCTTCAAGGACGAAGCCGAAGCCTTGGCGATTGCCAACGACACCGAGTTCGGCCTCGGCGCCGGGGTCTGGACCCGCGACATCAACCGCGCCTACCGCGTTGGCCGTGGCATCAAGGCTGGCCGCGTGTGGACCAACTGCTACCACCTTTACCCCGCCCATGCCGCATTCGGCGGCTACAAGAAGTCCGGCGTCGGCCGTGAAACCCACAAGATGATGCTCGACCACTACCAGCAGACGAAAAACCTGCTGGTCAGCTACGACATCAATCCTTTGGGCTTCTTCTAA
- a CDS encoding oxidoreductase has protein sequence MYLTPQHVLLAGATGLTGEHLLDRLLSEPTITRVLAPTRKPLAEHPHLDNPVGDVSTLLEHLDGSIDIAFCCLGTTIKQAGSEPAFRAVDLDLVVAFAQRARALGARHLLVISAIGADPQSSVFYNRVKGEMEQALRQQDWPQLTIARPSLLIGERAQARLAERLAAPLSRLIPGKYKGIEALTLARALWRLALEEEDGVRVVESDDLRRLGK, from the coding sequence ATGTATCTGACTCCTCAGCACGTGCTGCTCGCAGGCGCCACCGGCCTGACTGGCGAACACCTGCTCGACCGTCTGCTCAGTGAGCCGACGATCACGCGTGTGCTGGCGCCGACCCGCAAGCCGCTGGCCGAGCATCCGCATCTGGACAATCCGGTGGGCGACGTATCCACGTTGCTCGAGCACCTCGATGGCTCGATCGATATCGCCTTTTGCTGCCTGGGCACCACCATCAAGCAGGCTGGCTCGGAACCCGCGTTTCGCGCCGTCGACCTCGACCTGGTGGTGGCCTTCGCCCAGCGCGCGCGGGCCTTGGGCGCGCGGCACTTGCTGGTGATCAGTGCCATCGGCGCAGACCCGCAGTCCTCGGTGTTCTACAACCGCGTCAAAGGCGAAATGGAGCAGGCACTACGGCAGCAGGACTGGCCGCAACTGACCATCGCCCGCCCCTCCCTGCTGATTGGCGAACGCGCCCAAGCGCGGCTCGCCGAGCGTCTGGCTGCGCCGCTGTCGCGGTTGATTCCCGGCAAGTACAAAGGCATCGAAGCGCTGACCCTGGCCCGCGCCCTGTGGCGCCTGGCGCTGGAAGAAGAAGATGGCGTGCGGGTAGTGGAGTCGGACGATCTGCGGCGGTTGGGCAAGTGA
- a CDS encoding YceK/YidQ family lipoprotein, whose product MKAALVIGGLALLGGCATVSTLDANKPGAPVVYAGTRLNLYTLQGGCCAQERFGTAGPRWPALDLPGSALLDTLLLPLSLPMAAGAYSQVSGGL is encoded by the coding sequence GTGAAAGCCGCTCTGGTGATCGGCGGGCTGGCGTTGCTGGGCGGTTGCGCCACGGTCAGCACCCTGGACGCCAACAAGCCCGGCGCGCCGGTGGTGTACGCCGGCACCCGCTTGAATCTCTATACGCTGCAAGGCGGTTGCTGCGCGCAAGAGCGCTTCGGCACCGCCGGCCCTCGCTGGCCGGCGCTCGACCTGCCCGGCAGCGCGCTGCTCGACACCCTGCTGCTGCCGTTGTCGTTGCCGATGGCGGCAGGTGCGTATAGTCAGGTGAGCGGAGGGTTGTAG
- the ubiX gene encoding flavin prenyltransferase UbiX: MSGPERITLAMTGASGAQYGLRLLDCLVREEREVHFLISKAAQLVMATETDVQLPAKPQAAQMFLTEYTGAAAGQIRVYGKEDWMSPVASGSGAPAAMVVVPCSTGTLSAIATGACNNLIERAADVTLKERRQLILVPREAPFSTIHLENMLKLSQMGAVILPAAPGFYHQPQTIDDLVDFVVARILNLLDIPQDMLPRWGEHHIGGEE, encoded by the coding sequence GTGAGCGGCCCTGAGCGCATCACCCTGGCGATGACCGGGGCCTCCGGCGCGCAATACGGCCTGCGTTTGCTCGACTGCCTGGTGCGCGAAGAGCGCGAGGTGCACTTTCTGATTTCCAAGGCCGCGCAGTTGGTCATGGCCACGGAAACCGATGTGCAGTTGCCGGCCAAACCGCAGGCTGCGCAGATGTTTCTCACCGAATACACCGGCGCGGCGGCCGGGCAGATTCGTGTGTATGGCAAGGAAGACTGGATGTCGCCGGTGGCCTCCGGCTCCGGTGCGCCGGCGGCGATGGTCGTGGTGCCGTGTTCGACCGGCACCCTTTCGGCCATCGCCACCGGCGCCTGCAACAACCTGATCGAGCGCGCCGCCGATGTGACCTTGAAGGAGCGTCGGCAGCTGATCCTGGTGCCGCGCGAGGCGCCGTTCTCGACCATCCACCTGGAGAACATGCTCAAGCTGTCGCAGATGGGCGCGGTTATTCTGCCGGCGGCGCCGGGCTTCTATCACCAGCCGCAGACCATCGACGACCTGGTCGATTTCGTCGTGGCGCGGATTCTCAATCTGCTGGATATCCCCCAGGACATGCTGCCGCGCTGGGGCGAGCATCACATCGGCGGGGAAGAGTGA
- a CDS encoding sigma-54-dependent Fis family transcriptional regulator: MQSSPFSRHAQQVFTVARSQPGEPGSDSSIARSWLRCLEDYHLDPALAQAPAVLEQGHLQQTRERLGRVLEIAGGEMHSLHQQLSGAGHAVLLTDAQGIILNCITAPSEQRVFEGAGLWLGADWSEAREGTNGIGTCVVERQALIIHRDEHFRGRHTGLTCSASPVFDPYGELLAVLDVSSARRDVSRQSQFHTMALVNLSAKLIESSYFLRQFEHLWLLRLHVQAESVGLFSEGLLALDGDGRICALNQSAMNLLGGTRAGLLGQPVQQVFACHPDELFARATGDGGAAWPLRTLSGRQMFASLRGQPRKTLFAVPAAPAPQPVQPPRWCLLDPALKEDLRRAVRVFDRDVPLLLRGETGCGKEAFAQAVHQASDRQGKPFVAINCASIPENLIESELFGYRGGSFTGARKEGMRGKLLQADGGTLMLDEIGDMPLALQTRLLRVLEERQVVPIGGEPQQVDVRIVSATHRDLLERVEQGSFREDLYYRLNGLEVNLPPVRERSDKAQLLELLLQQEAGEQVVALDPAARAALLAFPWPGNVRQMRTVLRTLLALADGPSIGLAELPALIMRSAAPAASPACGLDDAERSALLVALEQHRWHMTEVAAQLQISRNTLYRKLRKHGIARRH; this comes from the coding sequence ATGCAGAGCAGCCCGTTCAGCCGTCATGCCCAGCAAGTGTTCACGGTCGCCCGCAGCCAGCCTGGCGAGCCCGGCAGTGATTCATCGATTGCCCGTTCGTGGTTGCGCTGCCTGGAGGATTACCATCTCGATCCGGCTCTGGCGCAGGCACCGGCCGTGCTCGAGCAGGGCCACCTGCAGCAGACCCGCGAGCGCCTGGGGCGGGTGCTGGAGATTGCCGGCGGCGAGATGCACAGCCTGCACCAGCAACTCAGTGGCGCCGGCCATGCGGTGCTACTGACCGACGCCCAGGGAATCATCCTCAACTGCATCACCGCCCCGAGCGAACAGCGCGTGTTCGAGGGCGCGGGGCTGTGGCTGGGTGCCGACTGGAGCGAGGCTCGCGAAGGCACCAACGGCATCGGCACCTGCGTGGTCGAGCGTCAGGCACTGATCATTCATCGTGATGAACATTTTCGTGGCCGCCACACCGGGCTGACCTGCTCGGCCAGCCCGGTGTTCGATCCTTACGGCGAACTGCTGGCAGTGCTCGATGTGTCTTCTGCGCGGCGCGATGTGTCGCGGCAGAGCCAGTTCCACACCATGGCGCTGGTCAACCTGTCGGCCAAGCTGATCGAGAGCAGTTATTTCCTGCGCCAGTTCGAGCATCTGTGGCTGTTGCGCCTGCATGTGCAGGCCGAGTCGGTCGGACTGTTCAGCGAAGGGCTGCTGGCGCTGGATGGCGACGGGCGTATCTGCGCGCTCAATCAGAGCGCCATGAACTTGCTGGGTGGCACCCGCGCCGGGCTGCTCGGCCAGCCCGTGCAGCAGGTGTTCGCCTGCCACCCGGACGAGCTGTTCGCCCGCGCTACCGGTGACGGCGGCGCGGCCTGGCCGCTACGCACCCTGAGCGGTCGGCAGATGTTCGCCAGCCTGCGCGGGCAGCCGCGTAAGACACTGTTTGCCGTGCCCGCTGCGCCCGCGCCACAGCCTGTACAACCCCCACGCTGGTGCTTGCTCGACCCTGCCCTGAAAGAGGATCTGCGCCGCGCCGTGCGAGTCTTCGACCGGGATGTGCCCTTGCTGCTTCGCGGCGAAACCGGCTGTGGCAAAGAGGCCTTCGCCCAGGCCGTGCATCAGGCCAGCGATCGCCAGGGCAAGCCATTCGTGGCGATCAACTGCGCCTCGATTCCGGAAAACCTCATCGAAAGCGAGCTGTTCGGCTACCGCGGCGGAAGCTTCACCGGGGCACGCAAGGAGGGCATGCGCGGCAAGCTGTTGCAGGCCGACGGTGGCACCTTGATGCTCGATGAAATCGGCGACATGCCGCTGGCGTTGCAGACCCGCCTTTTACGGGTGCTGGAAGAGCGTCAGGTGGTGCCGATTGGCGGTGAGCCGCAGCAGGTCGATGTGCGTATCGTCAGCGCCACCCACCGCGACCTGCTCGAACGGGTCGAGCAGGGCAGTTTCCGCGAAGACCTCTATTACCGCCTCAACGGCCTGGAAGTGAACCTGCCGCCGGTGCGCGAGCGTAGCGACAAGGCGCAACTGCTCGAGCTGTTGTTGCAGCAAGAGGCAGGCGAGCAGGTGGTCGCTCTCGACCCAGCGGCACGCGCGGCGCTGCTGGCCTTCCCCTGGCCAGGCAACGTACGGCAGATGCGCACCGTGCTGCGCACGCTGCTTGCGCTTGCCGATGGCCCGAGCATCGGCCTGGCCGAGCTGCCGGCGCTGATCATGCGTAGTGCGGCGCCTGCCGCCAGCCCCGCCTGCGGCCTCGACGACGCCGAGCGCAGCGCACTGCTGGTAGCGCTCGAGCAGCATCGCTGGCACATGACCGAGGTCGCAGCGCAGCTGCAGATCAGCCGCAACACGCTGTACCGCAAGCTGCGCAAACACGGCATCGCCCGCCGTCACTGA
- the eat gene encoding ethanolamine permease, whose protein sequence is MPSEHTGPAPTTSSVDFEKVGSDYFQQRQLKQGAAGWVLLVGLGVAYVISGDYAGWNFGLAQGGWGGMFFATLLMATMYLCMCFSLAELSSMIPTAGGGYGFARSAFGPWGGFLTGTAILIEYSIAPAAIAVFIGAYCQSLFGIGGWMIYLAFYIIFIGIHIFGVGEALKLMFGITAVAAIALVVFLVSMVPHFDAANLFDIAKTDAAGASSFLPFGYVGVWAAIPYAIWFFLAVEGVPLAAEETKNPKRDLPRGLIGAMLVLLTFALLILVIGPGAAGSEALKASGNPLVEALAKAYGGSTWMGSFVNLVGLAGLIASFFSIIYAYSRQIFALSRAGYLPRKLSQTNKSKAPVLALVIPGLIGFALSLTGQGDLLILVAVFGATLSYVLMMAAHITLRIRRPKMERPYRTPGGIFTSGLALVLACVAVVAGFLVDPRVVIGAAVIYGVLIAYFAFYSRHHLVAGTPEEEFAAIQQAEEALH, encoded by the coding sequence ATGCCAAGCGAACACACCGGCCCTGCGCCGACCACCTCGTCGGTCGACTTCGAAAAAGTCGGCTCGGACTACTTTCAACAACGTCAGCTCAAACAAGGCGCCGCCGGCTGGGTATTGCTGGTCGGCCTGGGCGTGGCCTATGTGATTTCCGGCGACTACGCCGGCTGGAACTTCGGCCTGGCCCAGGGCGGCTGGGGCGGTATGTTCTTCGCCACCCTGCTGATGGCGACCATGTACCTGTGCATGTGCTTCTCGCTCGCCGAGCTGTCGTCGATGATCCCCACCGCGGGCGGTGGCTACGGCTTTGCCCGCAGCGCCTTCGGGCCGTGGGGCGGATTCCTCACCGGCACGGCGATTCTCATCGAATACTCCATCGCCCCGGCGGCCATCGCCGTGTTCATCGGCGCCTATTGCCAATCGCTGTTCGGCATCGGCGGGTGGATGATCTACCTGGCCTTCTACATCATCTTCATCGGCATCCACATTTTCGGCGTGGGTGAAGCCTTGAAGCTGATGTTCGGCATCACTGCGGTCGCCGCCATTGCACTGGTGGTGTTCCTGGTGAGCATGGTGCCCCATTTTGATGCAGCCAACCTGTTCGACATCGCCAAGACCGACGCCGCCGGCGCCAGCAGTTTCCTGCCCTTCGGGTATGTCGGAGTGTGGGCAGCGATTCCTTATGCCATCTGGTTCTTCCTCGCTGTTGAAGGCGTGCCCCTGGCTGCCGAGGAAACCAAGAACCCCAAGCGCGACCTGCCGCGCGGTCTGATCGGCGCCATGCTGGTGCTGCTGACCTTCGCCTTGCTGATTCTGGTGATCGGCCCAGGCGCTGCCGGTTCGGAAGCGCTCAAGGCCTCGGGCAACCCGCTGGTCGAGGCACTGGCCAAGGCTTATGGCGGCTCGACCTGGATGGGCAGCTTCGTCAACCTGGTGGGTCTGGCCGGGCTGATCGCCAGCTTCTTCTCGATCATCTACGCCTACTCGCGGCAGATTTTCGCCCTGTCACGCGCCGGCTACCTGCCGCGCAAGCTGTCACAGACCAACAAAAGCAAGGCGCCGGTACTGGCCCTGGTGATCCCCGGGCTGATCGGCTTCGCCCTCTCGCTGACCGGCCAGGGCGACCTGCTGATTCTGGTGGCGGTTTTCGGCGCGACGTTGTCCTACGTACTGATGATGGCTGCGCACATCACCCTGCGTATCCGCCGGCCGAAAATGGAGCGCCCGTATCGCACCCCTGGTGGCATCTTCACCTCGGGCCTGGCCCTGGTGCTGGCGTGCGTGGCGGTGGTCGCCGGGTTCCTGGTCGATCCACGGGTGGTGATCGGCGCGGCGGTGATCTACGGCGTGCTGATCGCCTACTTCGCCTTCTATAGCCGTCACCATCTGGTCGCCGGTACGCCGGAGGAAGAATTCGCCGCGATCCAACAGGCCGAGGAGGCCTTGCACTGA
- a CDS encoding ethanolamine ammonia-lyase subunit EutB yields MARFVHTAGNLLYRFDSLREVMAKASPARSGDFLAGVAASSDAERVAAQMALADIPLRQFLDEALIPYEDDEVTRLIIDSHDPEAFAAVSHLTVGGLRDWLLSEAADEHSLRALAPGLTPEMAAAVSKIMRVQDLVLVAQKIRVVTAFRGTMGLRGRLSTRLQPNHPTDEPAGIAASILDGLLYGNGDAMIGINPATDSTASICALLEMLDAVIQRYEIPTQSCVLTHVTTSIEAINRGVPLDLVFQSIAGTEAANASFGVNLNVLQEGYEAGLSLKRGTVGQNLMYFETGQGSALSANAHHGVDQQTCETRAYAVARHFKPFLVNTVVGFIGPEYLYNGKQIIRAGLEDHFCGKLLGVPMGCDICYTNHAEADQDDMDTLLTLLGVAGINFIMGIPGSDDIMLNYQTTSFHDALYARQTLGLRPGPEFEAWLARTGIFTQADGRVHFSNDLPPAFRQALAQLA; encoded by the coding sequence ATGGCACGTTTCGTACACACGGCAGGCAACCTGCTGTACCGCTTCGACAGCCTCAGGGAAGTCATGGCCAAGGCAAGCCCTGCCCGTTCCGGTGACTTTCTCGCAGGCGTTGCCGCCAGCAGCGATGCCGAGCGGGTGGCGGCACAAATGGCCCTGGCCGACATTCCCTTGCGCCAGTTTCTCGACGAGGCACTGATTCCCTACGAAGACGACGAAGTCACCCGGCTGATCATCGACAGCCACGACCCTGAAGCCTTCGCCGCGGTCAGCCACCTGACCGTTGGCGGGCTGCGCGACTGGCTGCTCAGCGAAGCGGCCGACGAACACAGCCTGCGCGCCCTGGCGCCTGGGCTGACGCCGGAAATGGCTGCGGCGGTGTCGAAGATCATGCGCGTGCAAGACCTGGTGCTGGTGGCGCAGAAGATCCGCGTAGTCACCGCGTTCCGCGGCACCATGGGTTTGCGCGGGCGGCTATCGACCCGGCTGCAACCCAACCACCCCACTGATGAGCCGGCCGGTATCGCCGCGAGCATTCTCGACGGCCTGCTGTACGGCAATGGCGATGCCATGATCGGCATCAACCCGGCCACCGACAGCACGGCCTCGATCTGCGCCTTGCTGGAAATGCTCGACGCGGTGATCCAGCGCTATGAAATCCCCACCCAATCGTGCGTGCTAACCCACGTCACCACCTCCATCGAAGCGATCAACCGCGGCGTACCGCTGGACCTGGTGTTCCAGTCCATCGCCGGCACCGAGGCGGCCAATGCCAGCTTCGGGGTCAACCTCAATGTTCTGCAGGAGGGTTACGAGGCGGGGCTGTCGCTCAAGCGCGGCACGGTGGGGCAGAACCTCATGTACTTCGAGACCGGCCAGGGCAGCGCGCTGTCGGCCAACGCCCACCATGGCGTCGACCAGCAGACCTGCGAGACCCGCGCCTACGCCGTGGCGCGGCACTTCAAGCCGTTTCTGGTCAACACCGTGGTCGGCTTCATCGGCCCGGAATACCTGTACAACGGCAAGCAGATCATCCGCGCCGGTTTGGAAGATCACTTCTGCGGCAAGCTGCTCGGCGTGCCGATGGGCTGTGACATCTGCTACACCAACCATGCCGAAGCCGACCAGGACGACATGGACACCCTGCTCACCCTGCTGGGCGTGGCCGGCATCAACTTCATCATGGGCATTCCTGGCTCCGACGACATCATGCTCAATTACCAGACCACCTCGTTCCACGACGCGCTGTATGCGCGGCAGACCCTTGGTCTGCGGCCAGGGCCGGAGTTCGAAGCCTGGCTGGCACGCACCGGCATCTTCACCCAGGCCGATGGCCGGGTGCATTTCAGCAATGACCTGCCCCCGGCATTCCGCCAGGCGCTGGCCCAACTGGCCTGA
- the mpl gene encoding UDP-N-acetylmuramate:L-alanyl-gamma-D-glutamyl-meso-diaminopimelate ligase — protein MHIHILGICGTFMGSLAVLAKALGHHVTGSDANVYPPMSTQLEAQGIELTQGYDPAQMQPAPDLVVIGNAMSRGNPAVEYVLNKGLPYVSGPQWLADHVLQGRWVLAVAGTHGKTTTSSMLAWVLEHAGMSPGFLIGGVPQNFAVSARLGDTPFFVVEADEYDSAFFDKRSKFVHYHPRTAILNNLEFDHADIFPDLPAIERQFHHLVRTIPSEGLVIHPTSEPALARVIDMGCWTPVQTTGDGGQWQARLLSADGSRFEVLFDGEVQGVVQWPLTGQHNVANALATLAAARHVGVVPAMGIEGLSAFKSVKRRMETVAEVHGVTIYDDFAHHPTAIATTLDGLRKRVGEASVIAIIEPRSNSMKLGAHRDGLPESVNDADQVIWYAPANLGWDLAATAEQCSVPSVVADSLEAIIERVKGQARPGTHVVIMSNGGFGGLHGKLAEALQ, from the coding sequence ATGCACATTCATATTCTTGGTATTTGCGGCACTTTCATGGGCTCGCTGGCCGTGCTGGCCAAGGCGCTTGGCCACCATGTCACCGGCTCCGACGCCAATGTCTACCCGCCCATGAGCACCCAGCTCGAGGCTCAGGGCATCGAACTGACCCAGGGCTACGACCCTGCGCAGATGCAGCCGGCGCCTGATCTGGTGGTCATCGGCAACGCCATGTCGCGTGGCAACCCGGCCGTGGAGTACGTGCTCAACAAGGGCCTGCCTTACGTGTCGGGGCCGCAGTGGCTGGCCGATCACGTGCTGCAAGGCCGCTGGGTACTGGCCGTCGCCGGCACCCACGGCAAGACCACCACCAGCAGCATGCTGGCCTGGGTGCTGGAGCATGCCGGCATGAGCCCGGGCTTCCTCATCGGCGGTGTGCCGCAGAACTTCGCGGTGTCGGCGCGTCTGGGCGACACGCCGTTCTTCGTGGTCGAGGCCGACGAATACGACAGCGCGTTCTTCGACAAGCGCTCGAAGTTCGTTCACTACCACCCGCGCACGGCGATTCTCAACAACCTGGAATTCGACCACGCCGACATCTTCCCCGACCTGCCGGCCATCGAGCGGCAGTTCCACCACCTGGTGCGTACCATTCCCAGCGAAGGCCTGGTGATTCACCCCACCAGCGAACCTGCGCTGGCGCGGGTCATCGACATGGGCTGCTGGACCCCGGTGCAGACCACCGGCGACGGCGGACAATGGCAGGCGCGCCTGCTCAGCGCCGACGGCTCGCGCTTCGAGGTGTTGTTCGACGGCGAAGTGCAGGGCGTGGTGCAGTGGCCATTGACCGGCCAGCACAACGTCGCCAACGCCTTGGCCACCCTGGCCGCGGCGCGCCATGTCGGCGTGGTGCCAGCCATGGGTATCGAGGGCCTGAGTGCCTTCAAGAGCGTCAAGCGGCGTATGGAAACCGTCGCCGAGGTACACGGTGTGACCATCTACGACGACTTCGCCCACCATCCCACCGCCATTGCCACCACCCTCGACGGCCTGCGCAAGCGCGTCGGTGAAGCGTCGGTGATCGCCATCATCGAACCGCGTTCCAACTCGATGAAGCTCGGCGCCCACCGCGATGGCTTGCCGGAAAGCGTCAACGACGCCGATCAGGTGATCTGGTACGCCCCGGCCAACCTCGGCTGGGACCTGGCCGCCACCGCCGAACAGTGCAGCGTGCCGTCGGTGGTGGCCGACAGCCTCGAAGCGATCATCGAGCGGGTCAAGGGCCAGGCGCGGCCCGGCACCCACGTGGTGATCATGAGCAACGGCGGCTTCGGCGGCCTGCATGGCAAGCTGGCCGAGGCGCTGCAGTGA